TACCAGCAAATGCCACAAGAAAGGAACTCCTTTGGTCTTTTgaatctgcttcttgatttcgtGGATCGCTGTAATTCAAACCATAAAATATTCTAATATGCATGAGAAAGAAACAAAATCTTGCACGCTAAAGAAAATGGATCTCATACCTATCTGGTATCGTCCAGTTTCCAACAAAACATTGTACCAAACTTCCTTAAAAACATCAAGCTGTTCATCCGATGCCCCAATAATCTGATGTGATTAAAGAGTTGTATATATAGAcgttaaaaaaaaattcacttaCAATGTAAGGAAaagtataaaaaaataaaaagatgatgATACCTTGTAGTCATGGGTATCAAAATCTGGACCCAACAATTGAAAGGCCTTCTCGTAATTTTTTTGCCCATATTCAAACAAGCCTTCTGCAAGCTGAATATATTATAACAAATATAAGACGAGTAGCCAAGCTACCCTCCTAGAAAGACACTCATATTGCGATGTTTTTGCTTTTTGcggttttcattttcattttcaaataTACTCTCAGATTACTTCcatcattatattgtttataacaAAACTATTGAGCTCTTCGGAAATATAGAAACTAAGAGGCTAAGAACACGAGACCAACCTGGATTCCTTTCTGCAAGGATGGATTCGTCTTCCTTGTGACCCAAGAAAACATAGAGAAAGATGTTAGTCCAAGTTACGAGCAACTGAGGACCCAATTTTATTAATTGAAGAGATATAAGTTCTCTTACCTGGATTTCATTTCTTTGAGTAGAGTTTCAGCTTCAGTAATTTTGCTGGTCCTAGATAAGGCCCATAATATTAATATATCCAGATGCCACTGAATGTGCCAGACAGACTGCAAGTATGCAGACCGTTAACCAAATATTGGGATCGAGTTATGTGTTTACATTTCAGTGATTCTCTAGAATTCCTTAATCGTTTGAACTTTGTTCAAGAAATATTCAACCATATTTCATGAAtcgaagttcttttttttttttgcacaacaaATGTACTGTAAACATTACCCTTATGTATAATAACAGTAACAACATATATAATCAGAATGTATTTTCAATCATTAATTTAACGCAGTGGCCATGGATATTGAAACTAAAACCTGAATAAAAATCAACTCACTTGGTCAGTAAGACAATCCACCAAGATCTTCAGGCGGTGCCCCATTGAAATAACATGACCGCGTACATATACACGCATCAACAAACCTATAGCATTCAGATAGACCTGCTCCCACAAAATAGGTGTGACTTTCTGAGTGCAGCATACTTGTTCGATTTAGTACTGATACTTATTGGGTATTAAATGTACATTCTtgtatatattgcaatatattcACTTACCTAGATATAAAGATATTTactttcttgtatatattgcaaaatatacaagaatatacatTTAATACCCAATAATACTTGTAAAATTTACCTCTGTGCGTGAAGCGTCACTTTTTTCTAGCTCTTTCCAGATACGGTGGTCATAAACTTCCAGGACTTTGGAGATTGGAGAATGACCATCTAAATAACCAACGGCAACATGCCACCAATTGTGCGTCAACCTGAACATAAGATTAAGCTATCTATGATGAATACAGTATCAATGAAAAATTCGTGCTAGGAAGGTTGTGTTGATCTTACATAAATGATGTACAAGATTCCCACGAAGATGAATTCTCCTCCATGAATTTTGTTGCCTCCTTGAAGCGGCATTCATATTGAAGAACATGGCAAAACTGCAGGACAATGCGCACGGGTCATTTCACAGGCGAAACAAAGATGACTTGTAGTCTTACACAAGCAAGAGATTGGGTGTGCGAATATGCTTTTAGCTCTTGTAATCGAGTAAAAGCTTCTAGTTCATGTCATATACTTTAGAAAGATTAACAAGGATAGTATACAAGTGGAAGTTCAACTATTATTTTTTAAGCAAAACTCACAGGGGGGCAAACATTGATCAATGAGTAAAAGGGAAACAGAAAATAGACCTGCCCTCCATGTGGAAATTCAAAACTTAGATATGCAACTTTTGAAGTGCACAGGACATTTTCACAGAGCTTTGACTTACACCATGTTGTGACCAGATGTCATCCTTATTGATTTCCAATCCCTTCTTTGCAGCTTTCTCAGCATCTTCCATTCTTCCAAGTTCtaataaaggaaaacaataaATTCCGTGTATGTAGCCCTGTTTTTCATTTTGTGGGAGAACCTGTCACAAATCAATACCAAACTAGTTAAATACTGTAATCATAGCAAAGAAATCCTTTAGATGGTACTAAGTGGAAAACACATACATAGAAATTCCCGCCGCTGATTGATCgaaaaaataaaattgccacagcAAATAATTTGCAATATTCGAATAAAGTTTCCACTTGTTCATTCAGAGACATGAAGAGGAGCCATTACCTTCTCAACAAGAGTCAAACACTTATCAGGTCGACCCATGAAAAAGCACAGAATGTGTCCCCTTTTCAAGGATGCCAAGTCTTTAGGGAACTGTTCCAATAACTGCAAAAGCAAATACCAATAACTTGAAAAGGTGAGATGCGTGTTTATAACATGATCAAAGGGGTCGGGTACACCCAAAATTGAAATAAGCCAAAAATATAAATTCACTAAAGAAGTACATATAAAGAGTGCATTTACCTCTGAGTGCCGATCATATGTCAGTTGGTCATCCTTGTTTTTCACAACCAAGCTAGAAACAGCAGCAAATACAGCCTTTTCATACGATGTAGCATTTTCCTGAACAACAAGGTTAATTGCAAACTCCAGATCATACCAAAAAATTAAAGACTTGAATAGAGGAAAAATCTTACTAGTTGAGATTTGGCAGATGAGAGGTGGACTTGACTTTTTGAAAGGTCAAGTGGATAGGCTAAATAACCAGCTAAAGTATTAGCAAGAACACAGCTTTCATCATGAGTTACTGCTTCAAATATTACTGATGCTTTTCTCCCATGACTGAGAAACTGTTAATCGAGTGAAAGAAATTCAATCTCCAAAAAGAAGCTCGTGAAAAGATGCATAAGGTGTAAGAAGAAACCAACCTCTGTATAGTAAGAATTAATAGCATCAATGCAAGAATCAGAGGAAGTTCTAACAGGGTAACCCCATTTATCTAACTTTACTGTATTTCCTTCCATTTTGTGTTAAAGGTTCTTGTTGATGACTAGTTGGTGTTATTTCTacttgtgtttaaggttcttgtaGATGAGATGTGAATCCCCCGCTCTCATTTATACTGTATCTATTATATCATTGACAGAAACGACCAACACAAGATACACATGTTAGGATCTCACAagatctgcaaaaaaaaaaaatgtctaagCATATCATGTGGATGCATGGCATGTGAAATCATTTAATGCCGAAGATGGCATATATGGGGAACatcaagagaaaaatcttcacaGTAACATGGATGACCAAGATTATTTTGCTCAACAAATATTTCTCAAAAAGAAATTCCCGGCAATGTGTCATTCTAATTGTCAATCCATAGGTATGGATCGGCTCTCCTGCTCCGAGTGGCCCCTAAATTTATTCTCATATGCCTTGATAGGGTTCCACCTCAAGCTCTATCCATAACAAAGCTCACACCAAATCGAATAGGGCTTTTATTTGAAAAACAAAACTGAATCATGGGTTAGAAGATAACCATGTTGGACGTATTATCGAGGAATAAATAGTTTGCCTACAAATCACACTCTTAATCTCTAGTGAATAGTCTCTTGTAACGGCGCgaaaaataagaagacaagagatGAACGAACCATCTAGGGGTAGCCTACAATAGTAAGTTGCATCAATAACCTAACCATGGTGTCTGTCAAATAAGAGTCTGGGACTtgagaatttttctttattttagatTTTCATGGCTGTAAGCCAATTGTTAGATGACGTGTCATATTAACACTATACACTATTAACAATATCATCGATGATGTTTTGGCAAAAGTGATCAAAATTTTGACAGTTATGTAAAGATCAATGTCTAATAGAGGTGATCATGACGAGGATGGGCTGCCCAAATTACTCCATTATCAAAAATGTTAAttttaatgaaaacaaaaattcaaatgaCAAAATCTTATTTCATATGCCATATTTTAAATATCTATTTCATCTATGAAATAAGATATACATTTTATCATTGTTTTAGTACGTACTTGAACAGAATGAGGATTAATTCAAtgaaatttgattatcattttgaACGAGGATTAATTCAATGAAATTATGTTTCTTTAATTAAATCAAAATATTTCCTtgggaagaaaaaataaaaaataggatCTCACAATATTTGCAGAAAGTCTAAGCATGTGGTGCGGATGGGATGTGAAATCATTTAATGCCAAAGATTGCATACATGGTTATGGGGAATACCAAATGGGTTATGCAAATGTTAACAAAGCCTGTTTTATTATCAACCCCCACCTTATTTTAGATTATCATCGACAGAGACGACCAACTCATGATAGGATCTCACAAGGAtctcacaagatttgcaaaacccTAAGCATATCGTGTAGATGGGATGCGAAGTCATTTAATGCGGAAGATGGCATATATAGGAATCATCAAAAATGCACATGCTCGTAACTTAACGGTGAGAAACACTACCATTAACGCTTCATAattctatcttcttcttttttttttcttttttttttttttttttggtggtgtAGAACAGTTGAAGAGCAGCAAGTGGCGCCACCGGCGACAGTGGCTTTTTTTCGTTAGTTAGGTTAGTGTTGTATCCCTTGTCGGAGAAAATAAGTTTTTAACAACATAACTTTTAGTCTTAGTGTAGTATGATCTAATGATCTAAGGGCGTCcataatggacgagtaaaaagtgGATTAAAAGTTAAAATTCCAATCACAAATGGGTCGGAGTAAAACTAAATTTGGTTAGATTTTTCTAGGACATTAAAAACTATGGCTGACTATAATTTGCTTCATCATCGTTGTGTTCAAAAACTCCCAAAACcatatgtttttaatttttggtCTGGTTTTTGGTTTCAGTATAGTCGACATGTGGGGGCGAAATATTGCACAAGACAAATATGCAACTTCGCTCTGGATAAAACATCTGTAAGCACGAAGACATAACAATGTTTAGAAAACAAGGGGAAGAACGGTCATGCGGTAATAAGAAAAGAGCACGAATTATAGTTACACGATAAAGACAACGCGCTCACTAACTCCATCAGAAGAAGCGCGAAGAACCAAGCAGCAGTGCGACACACAGAGACAGCTTCCAAAAGCCGGGCGTATAATACAAACTGAAATAGAATCTGTCAGATATGATCTTGCACGTGAATTATGATTGTCTTTTATTGATAAATTTGCCTCTATAAGGACttagaagagagagagagagagatatgcaTCTTTGTATTTCTCCATTATTGAAAGTAAATCTTAACTTGAATCCACGGTCAGAGCAATATACATTCATTATAAAGAGTTTAGAAAAATCATATAAGTGTCAAAGTGGTGAATAATATTATTAATGTTTAGTTTGATCAATATGACTTAAGCTTTATGTTATTATCATTACaaagggtgtagttgtgggacaTTTCTCAAAGTTTGGCGCTAGAATCAAGGAGGATTCATCCTTACCTGATGATTGCCTTGGAATCATCGTTTCTCAAAGTTTCTTTACTATCTTCATACCTTTCATTCTCTCTGCCCACCATGAAATTTTAAAAATATCACCTTCTCTTTACCTTATTTGGAAAGTCTTCTTCAAGAACTCGTTATCTCTTGAAATTTCAAGGGTACTCTGATAAAAAAAACCTCAAAATGTCTTCTTTGTTACTAAACTCAACCGGATCTGTTCGCAAAACTTCCTACCAACGAAATGGTAAAAACTGTATCACAAAGTGAATATTCAACAGCAATGCAAAGAAAAGGCGCTGACAGGAGAAGACGAAAAGAGATAGCAGAAGAAGTGTCTGATGCAGAAGATACAAGATACTGGACAAAGTGGAGCAGGGTGAGCAATAAGGAAAAGTTAGCACGAGCTATTAGTACAAATGACGAAAAGGAAGGAAAACAAACCCACCATAAGAACCAGGATGAAGAAACAACTATCACCAAGCGAGAATACGAGAATATTTTAGACTTTTTTTTTGTGAGACAGAGTTGTTTAAcagacttcgactttgggtcgtagcaactcttagttgtgggtgagatcaactaagggaatcaagtgtgtagagtcctgctgggattcataggggtaaggaacgcgactgtaccttaatcagtgtgagattggttagggctcaactacattccagtctgaagttagattatagtaggctagagtctatagtggcttaatatagtatggtcttcaaatctggactaggtcccgggtatttctgcatttgcggtttcctcgttaacaaaacttctagtgtctgtgttatttctttttcgcattatattttctatataattgaaatatcacaggttgtgcgtagttcagtcaattggtaaatccaacctttggttgttgattaaaatttatTGACGCATGGATATTgtcctttggtaccatccaagttatttctcatattgatctggctcacagattcctatctgttcaattgcagattgatttgagaaattgagatataactcttggatatattttccttgattaagtctgactgtctagttgattctcttggaattatattggaattagtccacacagattgcctacatgaaatattgggtgtgtttgttagacccccgctttttcaattggtatcagagcaggcaacacaataaacctaataagtttgtatttGTTTAATCCTAAAGACTATTCCTATGGGAAATCACTTTTGGAAACTTGTTCTGTGCATCTGTAACGCATACCATAATTCCTCAAAAATTGTTCAGAGTTTGTTCTTCTCGAGATTTCTAGTCTCTCAAGATAATATCCCATCATCTAAGACGTTAGAAATTCTAGATAATAGAaaataatctaaaagaaaaattaatgatTCCTTCAAAAAGGTTTGTTGCAGGAAACGTGTGAATAAaatctcaaggatatggaacctcactagacttcttattaatatttttgaggaatactatcgtgatggatcaattgaaaaatatctatttatggcttttgaaaatgtttttaaaTATCTGGAACGACTTGTCTTAATTAAGGAAAATGCTTGTACTGGAAAAAAATTCTGATTCTGTAATTCGTGGCATACCTTCGAATTTTGGCAACAACTCAGGCAAAATCGATAAAAAGATTTTTACTGGTGGTGTTGCGAGTTCCAGTTATTCGAAAAATCCTTcctttaatcataagaaaaatgagccaaaattttcaaataaccctgagtatcatcattactatgattatacttctggtacatttcacaaatatcaaccgaaCAAGGTGCAGGAGGTTTCCTCTGCTCAtcttgcctcttggtaacaaaaTTGGCTCCACTCTATTTGTATATAATTTGAAGTGGGGCAAGTAACGGTCTGAtttgttttgtattaagggttagtttttggaattgattttttttctatttctttttgaGGAAAAACTCTCTCAATGGATTCCACCCGCCCACCTGAGGTTAGTTGATATTTTGCAGTTATGCACCTTATTCGTCATCACACTGGTTCATCTACGTGTGCAAACCTCTTGGTTCTGGTTTAAAATTGGAATCCTATTTCCCTTTATGGGTTACCCAACCAGTATGGGTCCAGGCCCACTACCGGGTTATTTTAAGGGTTCCCGTACGCATACCCTTCATCTCCTTGTCCGAGTTCGTGAGCAAAGGCGTTTCTAGGATTCACGAGTTTACTCCATTAAATTCCTTTTGGAGGTCAATAAGGGACAAAGGCTTATCATCATCCTCAAGGAGCATATCAAGtaagattttctttttccttttagtTTCATTTTTAGGGTTCATGGGGAAAATCAATAATGATGATAAGGTTTCTAAAAAGATGTCAAAAAATCATGATTCTTCCTATCTTAAGGAGTGTGAACATACCAAGTAaccaagattctattagaattagattcatcaatgattctagtaataagatctttgaaaggatttcttctagtgATTTCATTCTAGAGAAGAAATTGGAATGTGGTCATAAGGAAAACTTGATTTGCTTTGAGAAATttaatcttggtaacatcttaatggtcttggtgaaggttttgacactctcacaagagtcttttatgctaacatccatgatgttaatcttgatgacttagaattcaagactatgataaataggaaaaggattcttgttgatagagagttgatttcaaggattactaaaattcctttgggtaattttcgccttcTTAGACCAGAGGAGAAAAACCATCATATGAAATCATCTCTAATGGTCTTTGTGTCAAGAATGTTGATTGGTTTGAAGGGAAACTTCCTACAAATGATCTTATTCTTGCTTTGATGATTTTCGTAAAACTTGGCAttcctaatctttgtccctccacaattgagaactctcggTGGAGTCATGATTTTGCAAAGTtagtatattttcttgaattgggtgctcaaggtcttgatatttgtggatttatcattcgTTAAATGATCTCGATGACATCATCCAACAAGATGTTAGGCTTTCCATGCTTAATTGAGTGAATATGTCGTGCACATTCCATTGCTCCCATTAATAattctattggaactcccaaaatTGTTCGTTCGattactttcaaacgtatgaagaagAATAATTTcaagagacaaagatgtgattcccttgacggttcttgtgatcctatcaccttgagtcttcttcataaAATTCTCAAGGGTGTGCctaagatcaattccaaggtaaaatatgtgcaagaacaattacatgtgattgctacaaagtttcccgaaatcaaggaagaaatggaaaaagttcaagcctcttggatggattccaatgatgaaaatgatgattagTTTCTCTATCTCTTATCATTTATATTTTTtcaaggaaacttcttatgagaatttattcttgtgttttaagaaggataactagggtttggaatagcgtatattgtgattacacataaccattgccaacgattttatcttgcaatgttttagatttatttattcaaattctaagttttttttggaagatgatttttgcaatattaatctttattggtttcatatattgcaaaaaaatgttatgggatatgtgtgtttacgtccgtgaactatgattgtcccacatatgtcaaaagttaaatctattgtgtcattatgcaaattttgatggaaaatagaatgaacttttgaattatatgtcaaagattaagtctatggtattcCGCGGGGAGatgggaaaatagaatgaatctttgaatatcccacagtattgatcttttcctgatccacttttatgtgaaagtattgtatggctccgtaagttttcttatgttgagcacttacgattaaattaatcattaagcttcatttgtggttaatttaattgagttttctggatacaaattcatgtttcatgtgatttgttaatgtccaaataaatccttcttttcttgtaaaagtaaagccgctcttgttgttctttccggAATGTcatttttatgggggagagttcttaattgaacttgtgcttaattgcaaaatctttatggggagtgcggttgtggaatattataggatttatcttgtatctttataaactccttgatgaatacactaagtttcgactatctGAAATcaccgaaacaaagttgatatgttctctttttagtcatgaagtatctctttgagaatttcattatgatctcgctaattttcgtacctttgccaatttataatgacaaaaatggggagaattattttgtagttcacactatatatacatatggtttacggatcattttgtaaggggggtggttttcattgtgagatgaagtattgactaagggggagtgatacatatcaccgtagtattattgtcaaagttgtgatataattgaactttgatgttgtgtaataatactatgacactgtataactatAATTGAGAAcgattattttcttattgttatggctacggatcttcaacaattatgATGTCGAgtagaacacgttcagaatcactggagtacttggagtgatgaagaattcaaggaatgttgaagaaaaaaggaaatcaagcatttggatgagaagctaaaatattgttaaagcactgctcggtcgaacttgcaaacgttgttatctcaagcttgtttgtcaagcttagttttcaaaactacaagtcttgatatctagtctacttatagctatgtcccatattaggatagaatgtgtagttgaactttaaacttcatggcgttcatcgattaaagacgaataaatactaaggggagcttgtggaacttcatcaacaaaaggtatgtggagacttgaactcatctgtcactcataagtcttctattttatctcctattgagacaaaagtcgtatagatatatagactttacattatatacatttgatatttcgagttgaatttaactcgcttatatctttctcgaaatatgtgttggtaagctttttgctttaaccatgttcatcattattctcgacgaaagtcaaaatatgatcatgtgaaaataacctggtaacatcttacatgatttgtgtgagacagtcatttaatgtaggctcggaatgtttcgtattgatgattcgatcacttgaaaatttcttataagctaatagtttgtgtgagacatctattgtcgtcttctaagaatgtctcaatgattgaaacgggagttaagagctaaacccatatctggatacattacggtttgtgtactttgtGTACCAACTATTTTGACGGAATTCAAGACCAGAAATTTGCATTcacgttcgcaaacttattcaactgtttaaattagggtacttaagtttgcatacccgttcgcaagcAGTTTCAACTgatcggtccggagctaaagtttgtgtacccgtttgcaaactgttggcttGTGACCAATATCCAGAACTGATTTGATTATCTTTATCTTTCCTTTCGCCATAAGTTTACCCAACATTCCATGAGACCACTTCTCAGCAGCTTCATTGATAGTTTGAGAGGTTCCTACCGTTCTTCTATGATTTGCAAGAATGTCAAGTGCAACATTCCTTAGCTGTATTGAAGGTTGATTGATTCGGTTTTCTGAATTTGAAGCCATAGTGCAAATTGACATCAAAGATTGCTTTCCTTGTGTTTGCAAACAACTTAAACCAGAAATATAAAGGTCTGAAT
The nucleotide sequence above comes from Papaver somniferum cultivar HN1 chromosome 8, ASM357369v1, whole genome shotgun sequence. Encoded proteins:
- the LOC113304860 gene encoding tetratricopeptide repeat protein 38-like isoform X2, with translation MEGNTVKLDKWGYPVRTSSDSCIDAINSYYTEFLSHGRKASVIFEAVTHDESCVLANTLAGYLAYPLDLSKSQVHLSSAKSQLAVFAAVSSLVVKNKDDQLTYDRHSELLEQFPKDLASLKRGHILCFFMGRPDKCLTLVEKVLPQNEKQGYIHGIYCFPLLELGRMEDAEKAAKKGLEINKDDIWSQHGFCHVLQYECRFKEATKFMEENSSSWESCTSFMLTHNWWHVAVGYLDGHSPISKVLEVYDHRIWKELEKSDASRTEVYLNAIGLLMRVYVRGHVISMGHRLKILVDCLTDQSVWHIQWHLDILILWALSRTSKITEAETLLKEMKSRKTNPSLQKGIQLAEGLFEYGQKNYEKAFQLLGPDFDTHDYKIIGASDEQLDVFKEVWYNVLLETGRYQIAIHEIKKQIQKTKGVPFLWHLLGRAYDHEGNKYESYISTYEGKKLESAYF
- the LOC113304860 gene encoding tetratricopeptide repeat protein 38-like isoform X1 gives rise to the protein MEGNTVKLDKWGYPVRTSSDSCIDAINSYYTEFLSHGRKASVIFEAVTHDESCVLANTLAGYLAYPLDLSKSQVHLSSAKSQLENATSYEKAVFAAVSSLVVKNKDDQLTYDRHSELLEQFPKDLASLKRGHILCFFMGRPDKCLTLVEKVLPQNEKQGYIHGIYCFPLLELGRMEDAEKAAKKGLEINKDDIWSQHGFCHVLQYECRFKEATKFMEENSSSWESCTSFMLTHNWWHVAVGYLDGHSPISKVLEVYDHRIWKELEKSDASRTEVYLNAIGLLMRVYVRGHVISMGHRLKILVDCLTDQSVWHIQWHLDILILWALSRTSKITEAETLLKEMKSRKTNPSLQKGIQLAEGLFEYGQKNYEKAFQLLGPDFDTHDYKIIGASDEQLDVFKEVWYNVLLETGRYQIAIHEIKKQIQKTKGVPFLWHLLGRAYDHEGNKYESYISTYEGKKLESAYF